Part of the Pseudomonas abietaniphila genome is shown below.
GGCCTTTTACGCCGCGATAACGGTCGTCCAGCCCATAAATGGTGGTGTTGTACTGATCGTGGGACCGCATGGATTGCATGATCAAATCCGGCACGATGCCCGTCCCGCGGATGCTTTCGTGGACCAGATCGCTCGGCAGCACATTCGACTTGAAGTTGGCGCGCGCACTCGGCGTGTTCCACTTGCGCGAACCTGCGGAGTTCCCCAGATAGAAACCGCCCGGGTTCTTGATCTTCTCGTTGAAGTCCTTGAACGCCGGGATGGTGTCGGCGATCAGGTCGCGGATGCGGCTGTAATCTTCCACCAGCCACAGCCAGTCCACCGGCTGCTTGCCCAGTGTGGCGTTGGCGATACCGGCCAGGATCGCAGGCTCCGAGCGCATGTGGCGCGACAGCGGCTTGAGCTGGCCGTTGGACGCGTGAACCATGCTGAAGGAGTCTTCCACGGTCACTGCTTGCGGGCCGTCAGCCTGGATATCGATGTCGGTGCGACCGAAGCACGGCAGGATCAACGCTTCCTTGCCGTGGGTCAGATGGCTGCGGTTTAGCTTGGTGCTGATTTGCACGGTCAGGTCGCAGTTGCGCAGCGCTTCGAACGTGCGTGGGCTGTCCGGTGTGGCTTGCGCAAAGTTGCCGCCCAGGCCGATGAAGACTTTCGAACGACCTTCGAGCATCGCGTGAATCGCTTCGACCACGTTGTGGCCGTTGTCGCGTGGCACTTTGAACTGGAAACGTTTTTCCAGGGCATCGAGGAAGAACGCCGGTGGGCGCTCGTTGATGCCCATGGTGCGGTCGCCCTGCACGTTGCTGTGGCCACGCACCGGGCACAAACCGGCGCCCGGCCTGCCGATATTGCCGCGCAGCAGCATCAGGTTGGCGACTTCCTGAATGGTTGGCACCGAGTGACGATGTTGAGTGATGCCCATCGCCCAGCACATGATCACGTTCTTGCCTTTGGCGTACATGCGCGCAGAGCGCTCGATGTCCGCCAGCGGCAAGCCGGATTGCTCGACGATGAATTCCCAGGAGGTGTCATCGACAACAGCCAGGTAGTCCAGCACGCCGTCGGTGTGCTCGTTGAGGAAAGCGTGATCGAACACCGCGGGTGCATTATTGGCTTGAGCCTCTCGCTCCCATTGCAGCAGGAACTTGGCCATGCCGCGCAGCAGCGCCATGTCGCCGCCTAACGCAGGGCGGAAGTAGGCGGTGTTGGTCGGTTCGGAACCGTTACTGAGCATTTCCAGCGGATGCTGCGGGTGCTGGAAGCGTTCCAGCCCGCGCTCTTTGAGCGGGTTGACGCACACCACTTGGGCGCCGCGTTGAACGGCTTCACGCAGGGGTTCTAGCATGCGCGGGTGGTTGGTGCCCGGGTTCTGACCCAGCACGAAAATCGCGTCGGCATGTTCGAAGTCGTCGAAGGTCACGGTGCCTTTGCCGACGCCCACGCTTTGCGACAGGGCAACGCCGCTGGCTTCGTGGCACATGTTCGAGCAGTCGGGGAAATTGTTGGTGCCATAGGCGCGCACGAACAACTGGTACAGGTAGGCGGCTTCGTTGCTTGCCCGACCCGAGGTATAGAACTCGGCCATGTTCGGGCTTGGCAGGTTGTTGAGGTGTTTGGCGATCAGCGCGAACGCATCGTCCCACGCGATCGGCTTGTAGCGATCGGACTCGGCGTCGTACACCATCGGTTCAGTCAGACGGCCCTGGTATTCCAGCCAGTAGTCACTTTGTTCCAGCAGCGAGCTGACACTGTAGCGGGCAAAGAACGACGGATCGACGCGGCGCTTGGTGGCTTCCCAGTTGACCGCCTTGGCGCCGTTTTCGCAGAACTTGACCATGCCGCTTTCCGGCGAGTCCCCCCAGGCGCAACCGGGGCAGTCGAAGCCGCCGTTCTGGTTGGTCTTGAGCATCATGCGCAGGTTTTTCAGTGCGTTGTCACTGGTCAGCCAGGCTTGTGTAACGCTGATCAGCGCGCCCCATCCACCGGCCGGGCCCTTGTAGGGCTTGTAACGCGGAACAGGGGTCTTGTCGGCTTGTTTGTGCATGCTCACGCTTTTTTCTCCAAGGCAGGGCTGTAAACCCGCGGCGCACTGTGTTTTGGCAAATGAATGAGGTTGAGGTTGTGACGGCGGGCCCATTGCAGCGCCAGGCCTGTGGGCGAGGACAGGCTGACAAGGGTTTGAATACCGGCACGCAGGACTTTCTGAATCAGTTCCAGGCTGCAGCGGCTGGTCACGACCGCCAGACCTCCCGTGGTCGGGATGTTCTGGCGAATCAAGGCGCCGATCAGCTTGTCGAGGGCGTTGTGGCGACCGATGTCTTCGCGGCCCATCAACAACTCGCCCTGACTGTTCATGAACATCGCCGCGTGGACGGCACCGCAGTGTTCGCCCAGCGGTTGAAATTCGCTCATGCGCTCACGCAGACCTTTCAGCCATTCGGCGGGCGGCAATGGCGCACCGGGCAGGACATTCAGTTCGGGCAGGGCCTGTTCCACGGCTTCCACGCCACACAGCCCGCAGCCGCTGGCGCCTGCCAGTTGTCGACGCTGGGTCTTGAGGTTCCAGAAGGCGCGACTGGCGATTTCGACTTCTGCGGTTTGCGCCGAGCCGCAGCCGCCGAGCTTGATGTCGTAAATCTCGTCAGGGGATTCGATGATGCCGCTGCCGATGCTGAACCCGACGATGAAGTCTTCCAGATCGGTGGGCGTCACCAGCATCACGGCCTGGCTGATGCCGTTATAGGCAATGGCCAACGCCACCTCTTCGGCGAGCACGTTAGGTTCGCAGGTGTCGTGTTCCAGGTTCGAGTAGCTGTAGGACTGGCTTGCGGCAGGCGCGGGCAGTTGTTTTGCGGGCGCCGTGCTCTCCGTGTGCTTGGAATGCATCGGGAAGTACCGGCAGAGTATTCAGACCCTAAGCCTAGGCTTCTGGTCGGATAACGTCTAATTGCTAGTACTGATGCCGTGATAGATGACGTCGATCAAGAAGGCTCGATCATTTTCTGATACAGGCCAAAACACGCCTCGGCCAAGGCCGAACGCGGTGCGGCTCGGCGCATGATCAGCCCCAGCCGAGCCAGTGTCTGGGCGTGCTCGATGGGTTGCAGACGCAGATGCTCGGTCAGGGTCTCCAGCCCGCCGTCCAGCGGCATGATCGCGCAACAGAAGCCTCCGTGAACCGCTTGCAGCAGTTGATGCACGGCGTCGGTCTGGATCAGCGGCTGTGGCTGCAGGCTTCGGCTGTGGAAGTTGTGATCGATGGACTGGCGAAAGTGCATCCCGCTGGTGAGCATGCCCAATGGCAGTTCGATCAGGCTTTCCCAGCTCAGTGGTTCTTCGCCAAAACTGAAGTGACGCTGGTCGTACATCAGCCCCATGCGGGTTTCCGCCAGCTCGAGTGAATCAAAGCGATCCGTGTCGAGACGATCCAGGTACGAGACGCCGAGGTCCAGCCGATTACTCGCCAGTTGATCGAGGATCTGCTCGGAGCTCAGTGAGGACAACTCAAAGCGCATGTTCGGGTGAACGGCGTGCAGACGCTGCAGCAAGGGCAGCGGATCGAAGTTCGACAGCGGAACAACGCCCAGACGTAACGTACCGACCAGGTGACCGCGACAGGCGGCAGCTTCGGCTTGCAGGCCGTCATACGCCGCCAGTACCGTGCGTGCCCACGCCAGCACCCGCTCACCCGGCGCGGTAAAACCTTCGAACCGCTGGCCCCGATTGACCAAGGGCAAGTCCAGTTCTTCTTCCAGGCTGCGCAGACGCATAGACAGCGTGGGTTGAGTGATATGGCAACGCGCAGCCGCCTGCCCGAAATGGCGGGTTTCATCGAGGGCGATCAGGAATTTCAGCTGTTTGATGTCCATTGTCACTCCGCAAGGCACAGGGCTGGCCGGGCGATTCTAGCGCGACAGGATGTCGCACGGGACGTTGATTGCCGATGGGGTCATTGGTCGGATGGACGGAGCGGCGTGTACGACCCGTCTATGGTTGGAATTCGGACATCACAAAAACGCAGGGAGAACGGGTTATGAGCCTTTTAAGTTTCGTCAAAGAAGCAGGTGAGAAACTCATTGACCTTCTTACGCCGGGTAACGCGAATGCTGGCGAGCAGTTGAAGGAACACATCGCAAAAGTGGGGCTGGGCAATCCAAACGTCCAAGCGACGGTGGAGGGCGACAAGGTCACGCTGACAGGCGAGGTTGCCAGTCAGGAAGAGAAGGAAAAGATCATTCTCGCCGCAGGCAATATCCAGGGCGTTGGCAGTGTGGATGATCAAATCACTGTAACCGGACCTGCAATCGCGGCGGCCAGATTTGTAGTCGTCAAAAAGGGCGACACGCTGAGCGCGATTTCGGTAGCGGTGTATGGCCACGCGAACCAGTACAACAAAATCTTCGAAGCCAACAAGCCGATGTTGTCGCACCCGGACAAGATCTATCCAGGACAGACCTTGCGGATTCCGGAGTAACAGATTCGCCATAAAACCTGTGGGAGCGAGCTTGTTCGCGAAAGGGCCAGCACATCCGCAACATCGTTGGCGGGTGGCATGCGGCATTCGTGAGCAAGCTCACTCCCACAGAGCATCCAGGACCTACAGCCCTGCAATCAGCTCCCGATAATCCTCCAGCGCCGCAAACTCCTCCGTATCCTTCGGCCCCTTCTTGCTGTCCGGCTCACGGACCGCGAGCAAATGCTTGACCCCATAACGCCCCGCGCTGCGCAGGATCGGCAACGTGTCGTCGATGAACAGACTGCGCGCGGGATCGAAGCCGATGTCGGCGTGCAGCGCGTCCCAGAACTGCGGATGTTCCTTGGGGTAACCGTAATCGTGGGAGCTGATCAAACGCTCGAAATACGGCGCCAGTTCCAGCCGTTCCATCTTCAGTGACAGTGAGTCGCGGTGAGCATTGGTGATCATGATCACGCGCTTGCCGGCCTGCTTGATGGCGGCCAGAAACGTCTCGGCATCCGGACGCAGGGCAATCAAGTGCGCGATCTCGACCTTCAGGTCTTTCACCGAGAGGTTCAGCTCTGCGCTCCAGAAGTCCGTGCAGTACCAGTTCAGCGTGCCGGCGTTTTTCTCGAACAGCGGCATCAGTTCCATGTGGGCCATGGCGCGGCTGACACCGTGCAGTTCGGCATAGCGCTGGGGCAGGTGCTCCAGCCAGAAATGGTTGTCGAAGTGCAGGTCGAGCAGCGTTCCGTCCATATCCAGCAGAACGGTGTCGATATCGCGCCAGGGCAAAGAAGGCATACAGGTCTCTCGGCGATGAATAGTCACTGGGCTTTCCGACAAAGACATTCGGAAAAGCCACGGTATAGTACCCCGTCTACGCCAAGGAGCTCGTCATGCGCCAGAAACCCACCGTACTCGCCCGCGAAATTGTCGCGAGCAGCCGTCTGTTCCGCGTCGAAGAAGTGCAGTTGCGCTTTTCCAATGGCGTGGAGCGTGTATACGAGCGTCTGGTCGGACGCGGCAATGGTTATGGCGCGGTGATGATCGTAGCGATGCTCGATGCCGAGCACGCGGTGTTGGTCGAAGAGTATTGCGGCGGGACGGACGAGTACGAATTGTCACTGCCCAAAGGCCTGGTCGAGCCGGGTGAAGATGTGCTGGCAGCGGCCAACCGTGAACTCAAGGAGGAGGCCGGTTATGGCGCCCGCCAGCTTGAACACCTGACGGAGTTGTCACTGTCGCCCGGTTACATGAGCCAGAAGATCCAGGTGGTGTTGGCGACCGACCTCTATGAAGAGCGCCTGCCAGGCGATGAGCCTGAGCCGATGCGTGTGGACAAGATCAATCTGCGCGAGCTTTCCAGCCTCATTCAACACCCTCAATTCTCGGAAGGCCGCGCGTTGGCTGCGCTGTACCTCGCCCGTGACCTGCTGACCCAGCGCGGAGTGTTCCAGCCATGACCGACGTATTTGCCCACCTCCCGCACCCATTGCTCGCACCGGTGATCGACCTGTGTCGCCGCGCCGGGGAAGTCATCCTGCCGTTCTGGCGCTCGGGCGTGGAAGTCACCGCCAAGTCGGATGACTCGCCTGTCACGGCGGCTGACATTGCGGCTCATGAATTGTTGGTCGCAGGCTTGAAAGCGTTGGACCCAGGCATTCACATCCTGTCTGAAGAGGACGCCAATATCCCGCTGAGCGAGCGCAGCCAATGGCAGCGCTGGTGGCTGGTTGATCCTCTGGACGGCACCAAGGAGTTCATTTCCGGCAGCGAAGAGTTCACCGTCAACGTCGCGCTGATCGAGAACGGTCGTGTGGTGTTTGGCGTGGTGTCGATGCCGACCAACGACCGCTGTTACTTCGGCGGTGCGGGTCTGGGGGCGTGGCGCAGCGACGATGCCGCTCATGTCGAGCCGATCAGCGTGCGTGACAAGCCGGCGGCCGGGGAGTCGTTCACGGTCGTGGCCAGCCGTCGTCACTCAAGCCCTGAGCAGGAAAAGCTGCTCGCCGGTTTGTCTGCGGTGGTGGGCGACTTACAGCTGACCAATATCGGCAGCTCGTTGAAGTTTTGCCTGCTGGCCGAAGGCGCCGCTGATTGCTACCCGCGCCTGGCGCCTACCTCGCAATGGGACACGGCCGCCGCACAAGGCGTACTGGAAGGCGCGGGCGGGGTGGTGCTGAACCTGGCGGGCGAGACGTTCGATTATCCGGCGCGAGAATCGCTGCTTAACGGGTTCTTTCTGGCGCTGCCGGCTGAGGCGGCCTGGCGGGATGCGTTGATTGAGTTGGCGACGTCCGAGAACTGAACGCGAGCGGTATACCTTCAGATCGCAATCCTGGATCTGTAGCGACTCTGCTTCTGCCCGGAGGGCGTGGGAGCGTGGCTTGTCCCGCGATCTGCCGCGAAGCGGCAGTAAAATCGGCAGTCGCGATCATTCAGGAATACCGCAATTGCCGGATTGGCGACTGCTTCGCAGCCGATCGCGGGACAAGCCACGCTCCTACAGGGACAGGGACAGGGACAGGGACAGATATCAAATTCCGGTTTTAGCGGTGCAGCACGTATTGCCCCACGAATTCCACCGCTGAATCCTCGGATCCCTCGGCGACGATTCTCGTGTTCAACGCCAGCCGCGCCCGGCCACGGCGTTGGTACATCTTCATGAACTTGTCCCAGGTTGCGTCATCCGGCGCATCGCAAATGGCCACGCCGTCGCGTTTGACGGGCAGCGGATAGCTGATCTGGCCTTCGTGAATCACGATGTGCCCGTCCTCGATCCCTGCTTCCTTCAAGCGCAGATACAACCAGCCCCAACCCGCCAAGACCGCGCCGCAATACAAGCTGCCGCCAAACAGCGTGCTCTTGTGGTTGATGTTGGGCTCAAGCGGCAAATGCAGGCGCAACGAGTGGTTCTGCCAACTGATGACCTTGACGCCCATCTCGCGAGTCAGGGGAATGTCCTGATGCAGAACGTCTTCCAGCATTTGCGATGTTGAGTCATTCGTTGTCATCGGAACCACCGCCGCTGAAATTCAGGCCATGTTTGCGCAGCTTGTCGTGCAGGGTTTTGCGGGGCACGCCGAGCGCTTCAGCGAGGCTGCGTACCGAACTGTGAGGGCGGGTGAGTTCAGCGGCGATCAAGGCGCGTTCGAAGGCTTCGACCTGTTCGCTGAGGCCGCCGCTCGACGACGGCATGTTCGCGTGGGCGGCACCTTCCAGCTCCAGCTCGAGGCCCAGCGCGAAACGCTCGGCGGCGTTCTGAAGTTCGCGCACGTTGCCTGGCCATGCGTGACGCAGCAGCATGGCCCGATGTCCCGGTTGCAGCTCATGGCGAGGCAGGCCATGGCGCAGGCTCGCGGCGTCGGCGAAGTGCTGGAACAGCACCAGCGCATCCTCGCCACGCTCGCGCAGCGGGGGAATGCGCAGCGGCGCAACGTTCAACCGGTAATACAAGTCGGCGCGGAAACGGCCCTGATCGGCCGCGTGACGCAGATCCTCCTTGGTCGCCGCGATGACCCGGATATCCAGCGGAATCTGCTGGTTGCCGCCCAGTCGCTCGACCACGCGCTCCTGCAAAAGGCGCAGCAGTTTCACCTGCACGTCCATGCTCATGCTCTCGATCTCATCGAGAAACAGCGTGCCGCCGTTGGCGAATTCGAACTTGCCGATGCGCCGCTTCTGCGCGCCCGTGAACGCCCCGGGTTCGTGCCCGAACAGTTCGCTTTCCACCACCGACTCAGCCAGCGCGCCGGCATTGATGGCCACGAACGGCCCTGCACGCCGATTGGACAGATCATGCAGCGCGCGGGCGACGACCTCCTTGCCCGCGCCGGTTTCGCCCAGAATCAGCACATCGGCTTTGGTCGCCGCGAGTGCGCCGATCTGATCGCGCAGGCGCTGAATCGGCGCTGAGAGCCCGACCAGCCGTGTGCTCAATTGCTGACGATCACTGAGCTCCAGGCGCAGGCTTCGGTTGT
Proteins encoded:
- a CDS encoding sigma-54-dependent transcriptional regulator yields the protein MTTDTAIDSRIQVVLIDDDPHLRQALSQTLDLAGLKILPLSDAKGLQARIERDWPGVIVSDIRMPGIDGLELLNQLHAQDPELPVLLITGHGDVPLAVQAMRAGAYDFLEKPFASDALLDSVRRALALRRLVLDNRSLRLELSDRQQLSTRLVGLSAPIQRLRDQIGALAATKADVLILGETGAGKEVVARALHDLSNRRAGPFVAINAGALAESVVESELFGHEPGAFTGAQKRRIGKFEFANGGTLFLDEIESMSMDVQVKLLRLLQERVVERLGGNQQIPLDIRVIAATKEDLRHAADQGRFRADLYYRLNVAPLRIPPLRERGEDALVLFQHFADAASLRHGLPRHELQPGHRAMLLRHAWPGNVRELQNAAERFALGLELELEGAAHANMPSSSGGLSEQVEAFERALIAAELTRPHSSVRSLAEALGVPRKTLHDKLRKHGLNFSGGGSDDNE
- the yrfG gene encoding GMP/IMP nucleotidase, which gives rise to MPSLPWRDIDTVLLDMDGTLLDLHFDNHFWLEHLPQRYAELHGVSRAMAHMELMPLFEKNAGTLNWYCTDFWSAELNLSVKDLKVEIAHLIALRPDAETFLAAIKQAGKRVIMITNAHRDSLSLKMERLELAPYFERLISSHDYGYPKEHPQFWDALHADIGFDPARSLFIDDTLPILRSAGRYGVKHLLAVREPDSKKGPKDTEEFAALEDYRELIAGL
- the cysQ gene encoding 3'(2'),5'-bisphosphate nucleotidase CysQ produces the protein MTDVFAHLPHPLLAPVIDLCRRAGEVILPFWRSGVEVTAKSDDSPVTAADIAAHELLVAGLKALDPGIHILSEEDANIPLSERSQWQRWWLVDPLDGTKEFISGSEEFTVNVALIENGRVVFGVVSMPTNDRCYFGGAGLGAWRSDDAAHVEPISVRDKPAAGESFTVVASRRHSSPEQEKLLAGLSAVVGDLQLTNIGSSLKFCLLAEGAADCYPRLAPTSQWDTAAAQGVLEGAGGVVLNLAGETFDYPARESLLNGFFLALPAEAAWRDALIELATSEN
- the fdhD gene encoding formate dehydrogenase accessory sulfurtransferase FdhD encodes the protein MHSKHTESTAPAKQLPAPAASQSYSYSNLEHDTCEPNVLAEEVALAIAYNGISQAVMLVTPTDLEDFIVGFSIGSGIIESPDEIYDIKLGGCGSAQTAEVEIASRAFWNLKTQRRQLAGASGCGLCGVEAVEQALPELNVLPGAPLPPAEWLKGLRERMSEFQPLGEHCGAVHAAMFMNSQGELLMGREDIGRHNALDKLIGALIRQNIPTTGGLAVVTSRCSLELIQKVLRAGIQTLVSLSSPTGLALQWARRHNLNLIHLPKHSAPRVYSPALEKKA
- the lysM gene encoding peptidoglycan-binding protein LysM codes for the protein MSLLSFVKEAGEKLIDLLTPGNANAGEQLKEHIAKVGLGNPNVQATVEGDKVTLTGEVASQEEKEKIILAAGNIQGVGSVDDQITVTGPAIAAARFVVVKKGDTLSAISVAVYGHANQYNKIFEANKPMLSHPDKIYPGQTLRIPE
- the nudE gene encoding ADP compounds hydrolase NudE, with the translated sequence MRQKPTVLAREIVASSRLFRVEEVQLRFSNGVERVYERLVGRGNGYGAVMIVAMLDAEHAVLVEEYCGGTDEYELSLPKGLVEPGEDVLAAANRELKEEAGYGARQLEHLTELSLSPGYMSQKIQVVLATDLYEERLPGDEPEPMRVDKINLRELSSLIQHPQFSEGRALAALYLARDLLTQRGVFQP
- a CDS encoding FdhF/YdeP family oxidoreductase, which produces MHKQADKTPVPRYKPYKGPAGGWGALISVTQAWLTSDNALKNLRMMLKTNQNGGFDCPGCAWGDSPESGMVKFCENGAKAVNWEATKRRVDPSFFARYSVSSLLEQSDYWLEYQGRLTEPMVYDAESDRYKPIAWDDAFALIAKHLNNLPSPNMAEFYTSGRASNEAAYLYQLFVRAYGTNNFPDCSNMCHEASGVALSQSVGVGKGTVTFDDFEHADAIFVLGQNPGTNHPRMLEPLREAVQRGAQVVCVNPLKERGLERFQHPQHPLEMLSNGSEPTNTAYFRPALGGDMALLRGMAKFLLQWEREAQANNAPAVFDHAFLNEHTDGVLDYLAVVDDTSWEFIVEQSGLPLADIERSARMYAKGKNVIMCWAMGITQHRHSVPTIQEVANLMLLRGNIGRPGAGLCPVRGHSNVQGDRTMGINERPPAFFLDALEKRFQFKVPRDNGHNVVEAIHAMLEGRSKVFIGLGGNFAQATPDSPRTFEALRNCDLTVQISTKLNRSHLTHGKEALILPCFGRTDIDIQADGPQAVTVEDSFSMVHASNGQLKPLSRHMRSEPAILAGIANATLGKQPVDWLWLVEDYSRIRDLIADTIPAFKDFNEKIKNPGGFYLGNSAGSRKWNTPSARANFKSNVLPSDLVHESIRGTGIVPDLIMQSMRSHDQYNTTIYGLDDRYRGVKGQRDVMFLNEADIIRLGFVPGQKADIVSIWGDDIERRVKGFTLLPFDIPAGQAAAYYPEVNPLVPLESVGDGSHTPTSKFVAIKLERHSETARIV
- a CDS encoding thioesterase domain-containing protein, translated to MTTNDSTSQMLEDVLHQDIPLTREMGVKVISWQNHSLRLHLPLEPNINHKSTLFGGSLYCGAVLAGWGWLYLRLKEAGIEDGHIVIHEGQISYPLPVKRDGVAICDAPDDATWDKFMKMYQRRGRARLALNTRIVAEGSEDSAVEFVGQYVLHR
- a CDS encoding LysR family transcriptional regulator; protein product: MDIKQLKFLIALDETRHFGQAAARCHITQPTLSMRLRSLEEELDLPLVNRGQRFEGFTAPGERVLAWARTVLAAYDGLQAEAAACRGHLVGTLRLGVVPLSNFDPLPLLQRLHAVHPNMRFELSSLSSEQILDQLASNRLDLGVSYLDRLDTDRFDSLELAETRMGLMYDQRHFSFGEEPLSWESLIELPLGMLTSGMHFRQSIDHNFHSRSLQPQPLIQTDAVHQLLQAVHGGFCCAIMPLDGGLETLTEHLRLQPIEHAQTLARLGLIMRRAAPRSALAEACFGLYQKMIEPS